A region from the Halomarina litorea genome encodes:
- a CDS encoding thiolase C-terminal domain-containing protein, whose translation MTRASVVGASMTTFGVHETTLTELFAEAALGAFDDAGVGPDDVDALYFGNAMGGQTENDTHLAPKAASQVGLAGVPCQRYEDACATSSNAFKNAVEAVEAGVHDTVLVGGVERCTPETGLGTGEMTRIFASASDRYYEQPTGLTFPGVFALLTKRHMHEHGTTAEQLAHVAVKNHANGQLNPNAHFGKETTVADVLESPVIADPFHLMDCCPFSDGASAVLVTSDDRADSFDDPVDVQGVGHATDIVPLSAKAVPHATQAARDAASQAYEQAGASADEMDFAEVHDCFTGAEVMASEAIGFFEDGEGGPAAEEGRTRIDGDRPINPSGGLKAKGHPIGATGTGQIVELTEQLRGNVGERQVEGAERAVAHNLGGDAATTVVSVMGVRR comes from the coding sequence ATGACACGAGCAAGCGTCGTGGGCGCGAGCATGACCACGTTCGGCGTCCACGAGACCACCCTCACCGAGTTGTTCGCGGAAGCGGCACTCGGCGCGTTTGACGACGCCGGCGTCGGACCCGACGACGTCGACGCCCTCTACTTCGGAAACGCGATGGGCGGTCAGACGGAGAACGACACGCACCTCGCGCCGAAGGCCGCCTCGCAGGTCGGCCTCGCGGGCGTCCCCTGCCAGCGCTACGAGGACGCCTGTGCCACCTCCTCGAACGCCTTCAAGAACGCTGTCGAGGCCGTCGAGGCGGGCGTCCACGACACCGTCCTCGTGGGCGGCGTCGAGCGCTGTACCCCCGAGACCGGCCTCGGGACGGGGGAGATGACCCGCATCTTCGCCTCCGCCTCCGACCGCTACTACGAACAGCCGACGGGTCTCACCTTCCCCGGCGTCTTCGCCCTCCTTACGAAGCGCCATATGCACGAACACGGGACGACGGCCGAGCAACTCGCCCACGTCGCCGTGAAGAACCACGCCAACGGGCAGTTGAACCCCAACGCCCACTTCGGCAAGGAGACCACCGTCGCGGACGTCCTGGAGTCGCCGGTCATCGCCGACCCGTTCCACCTCATGGACTGCTGTCCGTTCTCTGACGGCGCGAGCGCCGTCCTCGTCACCAGCGACGACCGGGCGGACTCCTTCGACGACCCCGTCGACGTACAGGGGGTGGGACACGCCACCGACATCGTCCCGCTCTCGGCCAAGGCGGTCCCGCACGCCACGCAGGCCGCCCGCGACGCCGCGTCGCAGGCCTACGAGCAGGCCGGGGCGAGCGCCGACGAGATGGACTTCGCGGAGGTCCACGACTGCTTCACCGGCGCGGAGGTCATGGCCAGCGAGGCCATCGGTTTCTTCGAGGACGGCGAGGGCGGCCCGGCCGCCGAGGAGGGGCGGACGAGAATCGACGGCGACCGACCCATCAACCCCTCCGGTGGCCTGAAGGCGAAGGGTCACCCAATCGGCGCGACCGGGACCGGGCAGATCGTCGAACTCACCGAACAGTTGCGCGGGAACGTCGGCGAGCGACAGGTCGAGGGTGCGGAACGCGCCGTCGCCCACAACCTCGGCGGCGACGCCGCCACCACCGTCGTCTCGGTCATGGGGGTGCGCCGATGA
- a CDS encoding nuclear transport factor 2 family protein gives MDIEDTVRAYYDTLRRGGSLPPFFLESPDVVKYGLSERLAGYDAVVEGLREQTRTTEGWTVESRNLVVGERDDHGWFSDQVSLAWTDLDRNVRFEFDTRWSGTLVRVVATDETDGPSPWRFAGMHVSTAQEGL, from the coding sequence ATGGACATCGAGGACACCGTCCGGGCGTACTACGACACGCTACGTCGGGGTGGGTCGCTCCCCCCGTTCTTCCTCGAATCGCCTGACGTGGTGAAGTACGGCCTCTCCGAGCGACTGGCCGGCTACGACGCCGTCGTCGAGGGACTCCGCGAACAGACACGGACCACCGAGGGGTGGACCGTCGAGAGTCGGAACCTCGTGGTCGGTGAGCGTGACGACCACGGATGGTTCTCCGACCAGGTGTCCCTGGCGTGGACCGACCTTGACCGGAACGTCCGCTTCGAGTTCGACACCCGCTGGAGCGGGACGCTCGTGCGCGTCGTGGCGACCGACGAGACGGACGGCCCGTCCCCGTGGCGCTTCGCGGGGATGCACGTCAGCACCGCACAGGAGGGCCTCTGA
- a CDS encoding enoyl-CoA hydratase/isomerase family protein yields the protein MSDSETVLLDREGDVATITVNRPEAMNALNTEVLETLLATIEEASDARVLVLTGAGEKAFVGGADIAYMSELSVDEAQEYAELGHRVTDAVEAFPGPVIAAVNGYAFGGGCELALASDLRVASQNAVLGQTEIDLGIVPGWGGTQRLSRIVGDAIARRMVFFGERVDAEDAQRLGLVGNVYAQAELDDEVAAMAQELAEKPAFALRSAKEALNQVHEMSQSAGLAYERRLWSGLFGTHDQREGMEAFVEKRDPDFE from the coding sequence ATGTCCGACTCAGAAACGGTACTGCTGGACCGTGAGGGCGACGTGGCCACCATCACCGTGAACCGGCCCGAGGCGATGAACGCGCTCAACACCGAGGTGCTGGAGACGTTGCTCGCGACCATCGAGGAGGCCAGCGACGCGCGCGTCCTCGTCCTCACGGGCGCGGGCGAGAAGGCGTTCGTCGGCGGCGCGGACATCGCCTACATGTCGGAACTCTCCGTCGACGAGGCACAGGAGTACGCCGAACTCGGTCACCGTGTCACCGACGCCGTCGAGGCGTTCCCCGGGCCAGTCATCGCCGCCGTGAACGGCTACGCCTTCGGCGGCGGCTGTGAACTCGCACTCGCCTCGGACCTGCGGGTGGCGAGTCAGAACGCCGTCCTCGGCCAGACGGAGATCGACCTCGGCATCGTCCCCGGGTGGGGCGGCACCCAGCGACTCTCGCGCATCGTCGGCGACGCCATCGCTCGTCGGATGGTGTTCTTCGGGGAACGCGTCGACGCCGAGGACGCCCAGCGTCTCGGCCTCGTCGGCAACGTCTACGCGCAAGCGGAACTGGACGACGAGGTGGCGGCGATGGCACAGGAACTCGCCGAGAAGCCCGCGTTCGCCCTGCGCTCGGCGAAGGAGGCGCTCAACCAGGTCCACGAGATGTCCCAGTCGGCGGGACTGGCCTACGAGCGACGCCTCTGGTCGGGACTGTTCGGGACTCACGACCAGCGCGAGGGGATGGAGGCCTTCGTCGAGAAGCGCGACCCGGACTTCGAGTAG
- a CDS encoding molybdopterin-dependent oxidoreductase has translation MSMHDGPGPTEHGPADPTPGVPDIDDPQSETPLTDEFETGTANDPEVGTADDGPTTVTVDGEPVTVPPGSTLIDAIEAVETDADVPALCYYDRDSEQAEKIGPRGTCRTCMVETDDHGMVPSCSFPAEDGLSVSTDDPEAEEARDVNLDLVLSNHNLRCTTCGQNGRCELQDTSIEHGVNEPRYGVFSDREEYAPLDDSSVIQIDRNKCILCNRCVEACNDVQNAGVLRMSGKGDDIHIDFQKPEADTMAESTCISCGHCVTVCPTGSLVEEGLTDATTIPLPGFTQKVSIGTVHEKVPAETADTAEAPNRDLPEAGDESGAARTDGDEPSGVAAFMADAKQQVTDLSEQATRRAAETVEHTAEAVAEETLTIGQLFDAAEAISAYRKRELTVADTTCTYCGVGCRFDLYGKGEEVLATRPADPEQTPANDFSTCVKGKFGYEFVNSDERLETPLVREDGEFREASWDEALDRIADRLTDLRDEHGSDSLAVTSSSKATNEENYLAQKFARQVLETPHVDNCTRLCHSSTVAALKQTVGYGAMTNRINEDIGETDAYLITGSNTTESHPVLATRITQNVRSGADLVVFDPRETTIAQHADQYTRTKPGADIAWLNGMMRHIIENDLQDEAFVDERTKGFEDLEEAVEPYTPEVVEELTDVSPEELRNAAETIANAETCVYGWAMGLTQHSHGTKNALAIANLALLCGHVGKPRSGLSPFRGQNNVQGGGGDMGPIPNNLPGYQPVDDEDVLDKFEDAWGVRPPGTVGLRITEMFSAIPGVEKNDAEKDDHEEDSYGGADAAEGEERERGTGDPHAEEGYSPDNTDVHGMYIVGENPVVSEPDVQHADEALDALDFLVVQDLFMTETAKYADVVLPAASAAEKYGTVTNTERRVQLVRPAVESPGIARTDMDILQDLVGRLDTGVEWEYDSPTDVMDEINDLVPIYGGVTHERLEAKEDGLQWPCPDEDHPGTPYLYDEEFNFDDGLARFVPSSMPDEQEPTPNEEYPFTLSTGRVLYHWHTGSMTRRVETSMRHVGESFVTVHPDAAEELGIADGEYVEIESEQGDIVVKANVEATSGPDVLFVPMHFVHGAVNKLTEEKFDPTSKIPQYKVTNVRLRPLGPDPDREPTSLDELAGDDSQPLAGDD, from the coding sequence ATGAGCATGCACGACGGGCCCGGCCCGACCGAGCACGGCCCCGCCGACCCAACCCCCGGCGTCCCGGACATCGACGACCCGCAGTCGGAGACGCCGCTCACCGACGAGTTCGAGACGGGGACGGCGAACGACCCCGAGGTCGGCACGGCGGACGACGGGCCGACGACCGTCACCGTCGACGGCGAACCGGTCACCGTCCCGCCCGGGTCGACGCTCATCGACGCCATCGAGGCCGTCGAGACCGACGCCGACGTCCCGGCGCTCTGTTACTACGACCGCGACTCCGAGCAGGCCGAGAAGATCGGCCCGCGCGGGACCTGCCGGACGTGCATGGTCGAGACGGACGACCACGGGATGGTACCGTCCTGTAGCTTCCCGGCGGAGGACGGCCTCTCGGTCAGCACGGACGACCCCGAGGCCGAGGAGGCCCGCGACGTCAACCTCGACCTCGTCCTCTCGAACCACAACCTGCGGTGTACCACCTGCGGACAGAACGGCCGCTGTGAGCTCCAGGACACGTCCATCGAACACGGCGTGAACGAACCGCGCTACGGCGTGTTCAGCGACCGCGAGGAGTACGCTCCCCTGGACGACTCCTCGGTCATCCAGATCGACCGCAACAAGTGCATCCTCTGTAACCGCTGTGTCGAGGCCTGTAACGACGTCCAGAACGCCGGCGTCCTCCGGATGTCCGGCAAGGGCGACGACATCCACATCGACTTCCAGAAGCCCGAGGCCGACACGATGGCCGAGTCGACGTGTATCTCCTGTGGGCACTGCGTCACCGTCTGTCCGACCGGCAGCCTCGTCGAGGAGGGGCTCACGGACGCGACGACCATCCCGCTGCCCGGGTTCACCCAGAAGGTCTCCATCGGGACGGTCCACGAGAAGGTCCCCGCCGAGACGGCCGACACGGCGGAGGCGCCGAACCGCGACCTCCCGGAGGCCGGCGACGAGAGCGGAGCGGCGCGGACGGACGGAGACGAGCCGTCCGGCGTCGCGGCGTTCATGGCCGACGCGAAGCAGCAGGTGACGGACCTCTCGGAGCAGGCCACGCGGCGCGCCGCCGAGACCGTCGAACACACCGCGGAGGCCGTCGCCGAGGAGACGCTCACCATCGGACAGCTGTTCGACGCCGCCGAGGCCATCAGCGCCTACCGGAAGCGCGAGCTCACGGTCGCGGACACGACCTGTACGTACTGCGGGGTCGGCTGTCGCTTCGACCTCTACGGGAAGGGCGAGGAGGTCCTCGCCACCCGGCCGGCCGACCCGGAGCAGACCCCCGCCAACGACTTCTCGACGTGCGTGAAGGGGAAGTTCGGCTACGAGTTCGTCAACTCCGACGAGCGACTGGAGACGCCGCTGGTCAGGGAGGACGGCGAGTTCCGCGAGGCGTCGTGGGACGAGGCCCTCGACCGCATCGCCGACCGCCTGACGGACCTCCGCGACGAACACGGGTCGGACTCGCTCGCGGTGACCTCCTCCTCGAAGGCGACCAACGAGGAGAACTACCTCGCCCAGAAGTTCGCCCGGCAGGTACTGGAGACCCCGCACGTCGACAACTGCACGCGGCTCTGTCACTCCTCGACGGTCGCCGCGCTCAAACAGACGGTGGGGTACGGCGCGATGACCAACCGCATCAACGAGGACATCGGCGAGACCGACGCCTACCTCATCACGGGGTCGAACACGACCGAGAGCCACCCCGTGCTCGCGACCCGCATCACGCAGAACGTCCGTTCGGGTGCGGACCTCGTCGTCTTCGACCCGCGGGAGACGACCATCGCACAGCACGCCGACCAGTACACGCGGACCAAGCCCGGCGCGGACATCGCGTGGCTCAACGGGATGATGCGACACATCATCGAGAACGACCTCCAGGACGAGGCCTTCGTCGACGAGCGGACGAAGGGCTTCGAGGACCTGGAGGAGGCGGTCGAGCCGTACACGCCCGAGGTCGTCGAGGAGCTGACCGACGTCTCGCCGGAGGAACTGCGGAACGCCGCCGAGACCATCGCGAACGCCGAGACGTGCGTCTACGGCTGGGCGATGGGTCTCACCCAGCACTCCCACGGGACGAAGAACGCGCTCGCCATCGCCAACCTGGCGCTGCTCTGTGGACACGTCGGCAAGCCCCGCTCCGGACTGTCGCCGTTCCGTGGGCAGAACAACGTCCAGGGGGGCGGCGGCGACATGGGCCCCATCCCGAACAACCTGCCAGGCTACCAGCCAGTCGACGACGAGGACGTCCTCGACAAGTTCGAGGACGCGTGGGGCGTCCGGCCGCCGGGGACGGTCGGCCTCCGGATCACCGAGATGTTCAGCGCCATCCCTGGCGTCGAGAAGAACGACGCCGAGAAGGACGACCACGAGGAGGACTCCTACGGCGGTGCCGACGCCGCCGAGGGCGAGGAGCGCGAACGCGGGACCGGCGACCCGCACGCCGAGGAGGGGTACTCCCCCGACAACACCGACGTCCACGGGATGTACATCGTCGGCGAGAACCCCGTGGTCTCGGAGCCGGACGTCCAGCACGCCGACGAGGCGCTCGACGCCCTCGACTTCCTCGTCGTCCAGGACCTCTTCATGACCGAGACGGCGAAGTACGCCGACGTGGTGCTGCCGGCGGCCTCGGCCGCCGAGAAGTACGGCACCGTCACGAACACGGAACGGCGGGTCCAGCTCGTCCGGCCGGCCGTCGAGTCGCCCGGAATCGCCCGGACGGACATGGACATCCTGCAAGACCTCGTCGGCCGGCTGGACACCGGCGTCGAGTGGGAGTACGACTCGCCGACCGACGTGATGGACGAGATAAACGACCTCGTGCCCATCTACGGCGGCGTCACCCACGAGCGACTGGAGGCGAAGGAGGACGGCCTCCAGTGGCCCTGCCCCGACGAGGACCACCCCGGCACGCCGTATCTCTACGACGAGGAGTTCAACTTCGACGACGGACTGGCGCGGTTCGTCCCGTCGTCGATGCCCGACGAACAGGAGCCCACGCCGAACGAGGAGTACCCGTTCACGCTCTCGACGGGCCGCGTGCTCTATCACTGGCACACGGGGTCGATGACCCGCCGGGTCGAGACGTCGATGCGGCACGTCGGCGAGAGCTTCGTCACGGTCCACCCGGACGCCGCCGAGGAACTCGGCATCGCCGACGGCGAGTACGTGGAGATCGAGTCCGAACAGGGCGACATCGTCGTGAAGGCGAACGTCGAGGCGACGTCGGGCCCCGACGTGCTGTTCGTCCCGATGCACTTCGTCCACGGCGCGGTCAACAAGCTGACCGAGGAGAAGTTCGACCCCACGAGCAAGATACCCCAGTACAAGGTGACGAACGTCCGCCTGCGGCCGCTCGGCCCCGACCCCGACCGGGAGCCGACGTCGCTCGACGAACTGGCCGGCGACGACTCCCAACCGCTGGCCGGCGACGACTGA